The Vicia villosa cultivar HV-30 ecotype Madison, WI linkage group LG1, Vvil1.0, whole genome shotgun sequence genome includes a region encoding these proteins:
- the LOC131601349 gene encoding protein AGENET DOMAIN (AGD)-CONTAINING P1-like codes for MRPPVKRVDYKVGDKVEVCSTEEGFRGSYYEATIIFCLESGKYVVRYKNLLEDDESGPLKETLFPKDLRPSPPRVRSPRKFQLRQKVDVFYNDGWWLGKIVSDKVLTQKGYYYKVYVDNMREAIYYSCKRIRVHHELIHGDWILEA; via the coding sequence ATGCGTCCACCCGTAAAGAGAGTAGATTATAAAGTAGGAGACAAAGTAGAGGTATGTAGCACAGAAGAGGGATTTAGGGGTTCATATTACGAAGCCACAATTATTTTCTGCCTTGAGAGTGGGAAATATGTGGTTCGTTATAAGAACCTtcttgaagatgatgaatctgGACCTCTCAAAGAGACACTTTTTCCGAAGGATCTTCGTCCCTCACCACCACGTGTTCGAAGTCCTCGCAAATTTCAACTCCGTCAGAAAGTTGATGTTTTTTATAACGATGGATGGTGGTTAGGGAAAATCGTTAGTGATAAGGTCCTTACACAAAAGGGTTATTACTATAAGGTGTATGTTGACAATATGCGTGAAGCAATTTACTACTCTTGTAAACGGATTCGTGTGCATCATGAGTTGATTCATGGAGATTGGATCTTGGAAGCATAA